The Kitasatospora paranensis genome has a window encoding:
- a CDS encoding thioester reductase domain-containing protein encodes MSSTEELPDGIEPIAVVGMACRVPGARTPDRFWRNMRDGVESITWFGRDELAAAGVDPQSLTDPDYVPASGHLPDADTFDAAFFGLNHREAETMDPQQRIFLETAWHAVEDSGHDPARLGGQVGVFAGAFMNKYLMANLNTNERFLRSPMAPVARMFNDKDFLATRAAHAMDLTGPAYTVQTACSTSLVATHLACQSLLNYECDTALVGGVAVNVPLKSGYPVADSGLFSADGHCRPFDAAAGGTVPGNGAVVLVLRRLSEALADRDHVYAVIRGSAVTNDGSLKAGFAAPGVDGQARAIAAALAVAGVDPATIGYVEAHGTATRVGDPIEVTALTQAFHAPGTRPGQCALGSVKANIGHLDAAAGVAGLMRAALAVHHAVIPPTANFRTPNPELRLEQTPFHVPSQAVDWPGGAGPRRAGVSSFGVGGTNAHVVLEQAPDPEPGPGRPRAWQLLPLSAHSRQALDDATRRLADHLADTADDRRLADTAFTLQDGRRAFPVRRFAVCTDPADAVAALRGTDPDRLTTRTAPAGRHEVVLTFPGGGMQHPDMGLDIYRSEPVFRDEVDRCAALLEPRLGYDLRRLLFPSAFTPLDGHRLRGGAATMGRDQGAGVVSSLFTVEYALARQLEAWGIRPVAMLGHSLGEYVAACLAGVFTLDGALDITLARGELFARMDPGRMLVVQLPEERLLPRLTDRISVSAVNAPDLTVVAGPDEDIAALLTTLRAEGVDCRKVGVPVASHSWMVEPHLAEFTEAVARLHLSAPQRPFVSSVTGAPITDAEATDPAYWARHLRRPVRFADGLRTVLDRPGRVLLEVGPGRALTALAAAQRLAPAPTAIPTMGLPRDPMPDLAHLVGAVGRLWQHGVDIDWQAFHGDARPHRVPLPGYPFQGARYWVDPGAAAGQARPGPAATDDRDDRTPQPEAADSRTAPRTDREREVARIWCDLLGLEHIGVDDDFFDLGAHSLMVTQATRQLRRTGITGLSARDVLRAPSVAALAALVDRLAHGEQAAAPAGPVLEDEVVLDEAVTAAGLPPVPDTPPRTVLLTGATGFVGAFLCAELLAGTDATVLCLVRAAGPAEGRERLLAALDSYGLPQRHRERLRIVTGDLAAPLLGLGEDGFAALAERVDAVYHCGAWVNFVRPYRALKAANVLGTQEILRLATTARLKPVHHVSTLAVLAGAMTGDTEVLHEDDPLPPPTGHDTAYSQSKWVAEGLIALARERGVPVSVYRAGGVLPDSRSGAANSEDYITKVIQGCVQLGLAPARQYLLSVGTVDHVARQIVELSGNPKALGRTFHTIDPRPLAWNDIFDRIRDFGLDVRSVPFEEWRTALVDRVDRDGDDSALAPLMAMIGETADRRMPDTDSRNVLDLTDPRTAAAPALDAAYFDRMLAFFVRRSLLPAPEHPTTPTEN; translated from the coding sequence ATGAGCAGCACCGAGGAACTGCCCGACGGCATCGAGCCGATCGCCGTCGTCGGCATGGCCTGCCGGGTGCCCGGGGCCCGCACCCCCGACCGGTTCTGGCGCAACATGCGCGACGGCGTCGAGTCCATCACCTGGTTCGGCCGCGACGAACTCGCCGCCGCCGGCGTCGACCCGCAGTCCCTGACCGACCCGGACTACGTGCCGGCCTCCGGCCACCTGCCCGACGCCGACACCTTCGACGCCGCCTTCTTCGGCCTCAACCACCGCGAGGCCGAGACCATGGACCCGCAGCAGCGGATCTTCCTGGAGACCGCCTGGCACGCCGTCGAGGACAGCGGCCACGACCCGGCCCGCCTCGGCGGCCAGGTCGGCGTGTTCGCCGGGGCGTTCATGAACAAGTACCTGATGGCGAACCTCAACACCAACGAACGCTTCCTGCGCTCACCGATGGCCCCGGTGGCCCGGATGTTCAACGACAAGGACTTCCTCGCCACCCGCGCCGCCCACGCCATGGACCTCACCGGCCCCGCGTACACCGTCCAGACCGCGTGCTCCACCTCGCTCGTCGCCACCCACCTGGCCTGCCAGTCCCTGCTCAACTACGAGTGCGACACCGCCCTGGTCGGCGGCGTCGCGGTCAACGTCCCCCTGAAGAGCGGCTACCCGGTCGCCGACAGCGGCCTGTTCAGCGCCGACGGCCACTGCCGTCCGTTCGACGCCGCGGCCGGCGGCACCGTCCCCGGCAACGGCGCCGTCGTCCTGGTCCTGCGCCGGCTCTCCGAGGCACTCGCCGACCGCGACCACGTCTACGCCGTGATCCGCGGCTCCGCCGTCACCAACGACGGCTCGCTCAAGGCCGGCTTCGCCGCCCCCGGCGTCGACGGCCAGGCCCGCGCCATCGCCGCCGCCCTCGCCGTCGCCGGCGTCGACCCCGCCACCATCGGCTACGTCGAGGCCCACGGCACCGCCACCCGGGTCGGCGACCCCATCGAGGTCACCGCCCTCACCCAGGCCTTCCACGCGCCCGGCACCCGGCCCGGCCAGTGCGCCCTAGGGTCCGTCAAGGCCAACATCGGCCACCTGGACGCCGCCGCCGGTGTCGCCGGACTGATGCGCGCCGCCCTCGCCGTCCACCACGCGGTCATCCCGCCGACCGCCAACTTCCGCACCCCGAACCCGGAACTGCGCCTGGAACAGACGCCCTTCCACGTGCCGTCCCAGGCCGTCGACTGGCCCGGCGGCGCGGGCCCGCGCCGCGCCGGCGTCAGCTCCTTCGGCGTCGGCGGCACCAACGCCCACGTCGTCCTGGAACAGGCGCCCGACCCGGAACCCGGCCCCGGCCGGCCCCGGGCCTGGCAGCTGCTGCCGCTCTCCGCCCACAGCCGCCAGGCCCTCGACGACGCCACCCGGCGCCTCGCCGACCACCTCGCCGACACCGCCGACGACCGGCGCCTCGCCGACACCGCCTTCACCCTCCAGGACGGCCGTCGCGCCTTCCCCGTCCGCCGCTTCGCGGTGTGCACCGACCCCGCCGACGCGGTCGCCGCCCTGCGCGGCACCGACCCCGACCGGCTCACCACCCGCACCGCCCCCGCCGGCCGCCACGAGGTCGTCCTCACCTTCCCCGGCGGCGGCATGCAGCACCCCGACATGGGCCTGGACATCTACCGCTCCGAACCGGTCTTCCGCGACGAGGTCGACCGCTGCGCCGCCCTCCTCGAACCCCGGCTCGGCTACGACCTGCGCCGACTGCTCTTCCCGTCCGCGTTCACCCCGCTCGACGGCCACCGGCTGCGCGGCGGCGCCGCCACCATGGGCCGCGACCAGGGCGCCGGCGTCGTCTCCTCCCTGTTCACCGTCGAGTACGCGCTCGCCCGGCAGTTGGAGGCCTGGGGCATCCGGCCGGTCGCGATGCTCGGCCACAGCCTCGGCGAATACGTCGCCGCCTGCCTCGCCGGCGTGTTCACCCTCGACGGCGCGCTCGACATCACCCTCGCCCGCGGCGAACTCTTCGCCCGGATGGACCCCGGTCGCATGCTGGTCGTCCAACTCCCCGAGGAGCGGTTGCTGCCCCGCCTCACCGACCGGATCTCGGTCTCCGCCGTCAACGCCCCCGACCTCACCGTCGTCGCCGGACCGGACGAGGACATCGCCGCCCTGCTCACGACTTTGCGCGCCGAGGGCGTCGACTGCCGCAAGGTCGGCGTCCCCGTCGCCAGCCACTCCTGGATGGTCGAACCCCACCTCGCCGAGTTCACCGAGGCCGTCGCCCGGCTGCACCTCAGCGCGCCGCAGCGGCCGTTCGTCTCCAGTGTCACCGGCGCACCGATCACCGACGCCGAGGCCACCGACCCCGCCTACTGGGCCCGCCACCTCCGCCGGCCCGTCCGGTTCGCCGACGGCCTGCGCACCGTCCTCGACCGCCCCGGCCGCGTCCTGCTGGAGGTCGGACCGGGCCGCGCTCTCACCGCCCTCGCCGCCGCCCAGCGCCTCGCCCCGGCCCCGACCGCGATCCCCACCATGGGCCTGCCCCGCGACCCGATGCCCGACCTCGCACACCTCGTCGGCGCGGTCGGCCGGCTCTGGCAGCACGGCGTCGACATCGACTGGCAGGCGTTCCACGGCGACGCCCGCCCGCACCGCGTCCCGCTGCCCGGCTACCCCTTCCAGGGCGCCCGGTACTGGGTCGACCCCGGCGCCGCCGCCGGGCAGGCCCGGCCCGGCCCCGCCGCGACCGACGACCGGGACGACCGCACCCCGCAGCCCGAAGCCGCCGACAGCCGCACCGCGCCCCGCACCGACCGCGAACGCGAGGTCGCCCGGATCTGGTGCGACCTGCTCGGCCTGGAGCACATCGGCGTCGACGACGACTTCTTCGACCTCGGCGCGCACTCCCTGATGGTCACCCAGGCCACCCGCCAACTGCGCCGCACCGGTATCACCGGCCTGTCCGCCCGGGACGTCCTGCGGGCCCCCTCGGTCGCCGCGCTCGCCGCACTCGTCGACCGCCTCGCCCACGGCGAGCAGGCCGCGGCGCCCGCCGGCCCCGTCCTCGAGGACGAGGTCGTGCTCGACGAGGCCGTCACCGCCGCCGGCCTGCCGCCCGTCCCCGACACCCCGCCACGCACCGTGCTGCTCACCGGCGCCACCGGCTTCGTCGGTGCCTTCCTCTGCGCCGAACTGCTGGCGGGCACCGACGCCACCGTGCTCTGCCTCGTCCGCGCCGCCGGCCCCGCCGAGGGCCGGGAACGCCTCCTGGCGGCCCTCGACTCGTACGGGCTGCCGCAGCGCCACCGCGAGCGGCTCCGGATCGTCACCGGCGACCTCGCGGCACCGCTGCTCGGACTCGGCGAGGACGGCTTCGCGGCGCTCGCCGAACGCGTCGACGCCGTCTACCACTGCGGCGCCTGGGTCAACTTCGTCCGCCCCTACCGCGCCCTGAAGGCCGCCAACGTCCTCGGCACCCAGGAGATCCTCCGCCTCGCCACCACCGCCCGGCTCAAGCCCGTGCACCACGTCTCCACCCTCGCCGTCCTCGCCGGCGCGATGACCGGCGACACCGAGGTGCTCCACGAGGACGACCCGCTGCCGCCCCCGACCGGCCACGACACCGCCTACAGCCAGAGCAAGTGGGTCGCCGAAGGGCTGATCGCGCTCGCCCGCGAGCGCGGCGTCCCGGTCTCCGTCTACCGGGCCGGCGGCGTCCTCCCGGACAGCCGGAGCGGCGCCGCCAACAGCGAGGACTACATCACCAAGGTGATCCAGGGCTGCGTCCAGCTCGGCCTCGCCCCGGCCCGGCAGTACCTGCTGTCCGTCGGCACCGTCGACCACGTCGCCCGCCAGATCGTCGAACTGTCCGGCAACCCCAAGGCCCTCGGCCGCACCTTCCACACCATCGACCCGCGGCCGCTCGCCTGGAACGACATCTTCGACCGGATCCGCGACTTCGGCCTCGACGTGCGCAGCGTCCCCTTCGAGGAGTGGCGCACCGCCCTCGTCGACCGGGTCGACCGGGACGGCGACGACAGCGCCCTCGCCCCGCTCATGGCGATGATCGGCGAAACCGCCGACCGCCGGATGCCGGACACGGACAGCCGCAACGTCCTCGACCTCACCGATCCGCGCACCGCCGCGGCCCCCGCCCTGGACGCCGCCTACTTCGACCGGATGCTCGCCTTCTTCGTCCGCCGCAGCCTGCTCCCCGCACCCGAGCACCCCACCACCCCTACGGAGAACTGA
- a CDS encoding helix-turn-helix transcriptional regulator, producing the protein MSTGRRRDHRGADGATAGRAARVGGSPATEPASVVGRLPDLATLAKCMAEVNGRSGAVGLVKVTGDAGAGKTAVLAEFARTARATEAIVLNGRAREEWAETPFSTVADAFDEQGERRLAAQGDHAGPSSGRVVRALLDTLPAGPLVLILDDLHVADARSLDALADLLRRPPRPDMLFVLGYRDRQTTTGLLRALGGRSEQMFVEHLHLEPLLEQDYDELLAGAATAFARRTLHRESGGNPAYLKVLLAEQAEHPVPLDGGRTDQPSRVGGYAALAHELAPLCPETRAVAETAAVVGDEFEVGLVAELLGRTPTLVLRAIGELLRRDLVRPVIPGQYFTFRHPVVRRAVYHGSELSWRVGVHAQVDTVLCARGASSLERAPHVEQCIEYGDLDGLGLLESAARAASLNEPETASAWLSTALRTLPRHQRHDARRARLTLRLAEAQATSGRLPQARELMHEALGMLPTDDVAEHAIAVASVARVQRLLGRPEETAAMLHRELEAVGDDPTPACAMLRFELSTGRLHGGDPDGGYRWAQEVLVIAERLRHRPLEASALGVMAMAASASGRPHPALEHHARATAILDSMLDSELAQSLDAAVWIGWSGVLLERWNDALRHFHKGAEFATRSGSLLFLPQLLAGQAFVLRDRGRLPEAHAAAEQAVHLAELSGSPEALVNSRAMLAYVDLARGRLEEALESAGRASVQPPRSAGGWKETLALRILSEAKLLNGDAEGCLALVAQAGGPELPAADAGSRVAWYELLTRAELAAGREAAAAGWADRAVAAAAALAQPGRHALAELAQARIALTDHREDALSPARRAVRGLEAAGRTIDALRARVVLGAALWQDGHHEEAGRELKAAQLNLELLGAAALARMARSERRRLAARVPRSRTADSPRTVTGLTGRERQIAELVGDGLTNRLIAKGLHISEKTVEMHLSNVFAKLGVANRAAVSAIITRDRLEVDADAGGRVQAGGRQP; encoded by the coding sequence ATGAGTACCGGCAGGCGACGAGATCATCGAGGAGCGGACGGCGCGACGGCGGGGCGCGCGGCACGGGTGGGCGGCAGCCCCGCGACGGAGCCGGCCAGTGTCGTCGGACGCCTTCCGGACCTGGCGACGCTCGCGAAGTGCATGGCGGAGGTGAACGGCCGGAGCGGGGCCGTGGGCCTGGTGAAGGTGACCGGTGACGCCGGTGCCGGAAAGACCGCCGTGCTCGCCGAGTTCGCCCGTACGGCCCGGGCCACGGAGGCGATCGTGCTGAACGGCCGGGCCCGCGAGGAGTGGGCCGAGACGCCGTTCAGCACCGTCGCCGACGCCTTCGACGAGCAGGGCGAGCGGCGGCTCGCCGCGCAGGGCGACCACGCCGGTCCGAGCAGCGGCCGGGTGGTGCGTGCGCTCCTGGACACCCTGCCGGCCGGCCCGCTGGTGCTGATCCTGGACGATCTGCACGTGGCGGACGCCCGCTCGCTGGATGCGCTGGCCGACCTGTTACGACGCCCGCCGAGGCCGGACATGCTGTTCGTGCTGGGCTACCGCGACCGGCAGACCACCACCGGCCTGTTGCGCGCGCTGGGCGGCCGGTCGGAGCAGATGTTCGTCGAACACCTGCATCTGGAACCGCTGTTGGAGCAGGACTACGACGAGCTGCTGGCGGGTGCGGCGACCGCGTTCGCCCGGCGCACGCTGCACCGGGAGAGCGGTGGCAACCCGGCCTACCTGAAGGTGCTGCTCGCCGAGCAGGCGGAGCACCCGGTGCCGCTGGACGGCGGCCGGACGGACCAGCCCTCCAGGGTCGGCGGTTACGCCGCGCTCGCGCACGAGCTGGCGCCGCTGTGCCCCGAGACGCGTGCGGTCGCGGAGACCGCGGCCGTGGTCGGCGACGAGTTCGAGGTGGGCCTGGTCGCCGAACTGCTCGGCCGCACGCCGACCCTGGTGCTCCGGGCGATCGGGGAGCTGCTCCGCCGCGACCTGGTGCGGCCGGTCATCCCCGGCCAGTACTTCACGTTCCGTCACCCGGTGGTGCGCCGGGCGGTCTACCACGGCAGCGAGTTGAGCTGGCGGGTCGGCGTGCACGCGCAGGTCGACACGGTGCTGTGCGCCCGCGGCGCCTCCTCGCTGGAGCGGGCGCCGCACGTCGAGCAGTGCATCGAGTACGGCGACCTGGACGGGCTGGGCCTGCTGGAGAGCGCCGCCCGGGCGGCGTCCCTCAACGAGCCGGAGACGGCGTCCGCGTGGCTGTCGACGGCGTTGCGCACCCTGCCGCGCCACCAGCGCCACGACGCCCGGCGGGCCCGCCTGACGCTCCGGCTCGCCGAGGCGCAGGCCACCTCCGGCCGGCTGCCGCAGGCCCGCGAGCTGATGCACGAGGCGCTGGGGATGCTGCCCACGGACGACGTCGCGGAGCACGCGATCGCGGTCGCCTCGGTGGCCCGGGTCCAGCGGCTGCTGGGGCGGCCGGAGGAGACCGCCGCGATGCTGCACCGGGAGCTGGAGGCGGTCGGCGACGATCCGACGCCGGCCTGCGCCATGCTGCGGTTCGAGCTGTCCACCGGCCGCCTGCACGGCGGCGACCCGGACGGCGGCTACCGGTGGGCGCAGGAGGTCCTGGTGATCGCCGAACGCCTGCGGCACCGCCCGCTGGAGGCCTCGGCGCTGGGGGTGATGGCGATGGCGGCGAGCGCGTCGGGGCGGCCGCACCCCGCCCTGGAGCACCACGCGCGGGCGACGGCCATCCTCGACAGCATGCTGGACAGCGAGCTGGCGCAGAGCCTGGACGCCGCGGTGTGGATCGGCTGGAGCGGAGTGCTGCTGGAGCGGTGGAACGACGCGCTGCGCCACTTCCACAAGGGCGCGGAGTTCGCCACCCGTTCGGGCTCGCTGCTGTTCCTGCCGCAGTTGCTCGCGGGGCAGGCGTTCGTACTCCGGGACCGCGGCCGGCTGCCGGAGGCGCATGCGGCCGCCGAGCAGGCCGTCCACCTGGCGGAGCTGTCCGGCAGCCCGGAGGCACTGGTCAACTCCCGGGCCATGCTGGCGTACGTGGATCTGGCCCGCGGCCGGCTGGAGGAGGCGCTGGAGAGCGCCGGCCGGGCGAGCGTGCAGCCGCCGCGGTCGGCGGGCGGCTGGAAGGAGACGCTGGCCCTGCGGATCCTCTCCGAGGCGAAGCTGCTCAACGGGGATGCGGAGGGCTGTCTGGCCCTGGTCGCCCAGGCCGGCGGCCCCGAGCTGCCGGCGGCCGACGCCGGCTCGCGGGTGGCCTGGTACGAGTTGCTGACCCGCGCGGAGCTGGCGGCCGGCCGGGAGGCGGCCGCGGCGGGCTGGGCCGACCGGGCGGTGGCGGCGGCCGCCGCGCTGGCGCAGCCCGGCCGGCACGCGCTGGCCGAGCTCGCGCAGGCGCGGATCGCCCTGACCGACCACCGGGAGGACGCCCTGTCGCCCGCCCGGCGGGCCGTACGGGGGCTGGAGGCGGCGGGGCGGACGATCGACGCGTTGCGCGCCCGGGTGGTGCTCGGGGCGGCGCTGTGGCAGGACGGGCACCACGAGGAGGCGGGCCGGGAGCTCAAGGCCGCGCAGCTGAACCTCGAACTCCTCGGCGCCGCGGCGCTGGCCAGGATGGCCCGTTCGGAGCGCCGGCGGCTGGCGGCGAGAGTGCCGCGCAGCCGGACGGCGGACTCACCGCGGACGGTGACCGGGCTGACCGGGCGCGAGCGGCAGATCGCCGAGCTGGTCGGTGACGGTCTGACCAACCGGCTGATCGCGAAGGGGCTGCACATCTCCGAGAAGACGGTGGAGATGCACCTGTCCAACGTCTTCGCGAAGCTCGGGGTGGCCAACCGGGCGGCGGTCTCGGCCATCATCACCCGGGACCGGCTGGAGGTGGACGCCGACGCCGGTGGTCGGGTCCAGGCTGGCGGGCGGCAGCCCTGA
- a CDS encoding acyl-CoA carboxylase subunit beta produces MRARRRSPAAPGPARRPTTAERLAEHQQRRQAAREPGSPRAARRRRALGKFTARERIDLLLDAGSFLETDPLVRHRSTNFGLDAQRPPGDGVVTGMGTVDGRPVCVYAQDATAHNGSVGEMFGVKVGKLLDLALQTGCPVIGINDSSGARLQEGVLSLAAYGQVARRVVTASGVIPQISVIMGICAGGAVYTPAATDFVVMVERTSHMFVTGPDVIRTVTGESVGLEELGGAAVHARRTGNAHYMAADEEDALLYVKELLSYLPANNCDTPPVLPAAAPLGTTARDTELDHVVPDAVERPYDMFEVLDRILDDGELLEVHAEFAPNILCGFARVEGRPIGVVANQPKHLAGSLDIDAAEKAARFVRFCDAFNLPILTLVDVPGFLPGTVQEYAGIIRRGAKLGFAYIESTVPKVTVIVRRAFGGGYAVMGSKELGADLCLAWPTAEIGVMGARGGIDVLFHREIAASADPEPTRRLLTDEYEQTLTSPYVAAERGCIDDVIAPSETRAAVVKALRALRNKRMALPFKKHSNIPL; encoded by the coding sequence GTGCGAGCCCGCCGCCGGTCACCAGCCGCCCCCGGGCCCGCCCGCCGGCCCACCACCGCGGAACGGCTCGCCGAGCACCAGCAGCGCCGGCAGGCCGCCCGCGAGCCCGGCTCACCGCGCGCGGCCCGCCGCCGCCGGGCGCTCGGCAAGTTCACCGCCCGCGAGCGGATCGACCTGCTGCTCGACGCCGGCTCCTTCCTGGAGACCGACCCGCTGGTGCGCCACCGCTCCACCAACTTCGGACTCGACGCCCAACGCCCGCCCGGCGACGGCGTGGTGACCGGCATGGGCACCGTCGACGGCCGCCCGGTGTGCGTGTACGCGCAGGACGCCACCGCCCACAACGGCAGCGTCGGCGAGATGTTCGGCGTGAAGGTCGGCAAGCTGCTCGACCTCGCCCTGCAGACCGGCTGCCCGGTCATCGGCATCAACGACTCCAGCGGCGCCCGCCTCCAGGAGGGCGTGCTCTCGCTCGCCGCCTACGGCCAGGTCGCCCGCCGGGTGGTCACCGCCTCCGGGGTGATCCCGCAGATCTCGGTGATCATGGGCATCTGCGCCGGCGGCGCCGTCTACACCCCGGCCGCGACCGACTTCGTCGTCATGGTCGAACGCACCTCGCACATGTTCGTCACCGGACCCGACGTGATCAGGACCGTGACCGGCGAGAGCGTCGGGCTGGAGGAGCTCGGCGGCGCCGCCGTCCACGCCCGCCGCACCGGCAACGCGCACTACATGGCCGCCGACGAGGAGGACGCCCTCCTCTACGTCAAGGAACTCCTCTCCTACCTGCCCGCCAACAACTGCGACACACCGCCCGTCCTGCCGGCCGCCGCCCCGCTGGGCACCACCGCGCGGGACACCGAGCTCGACCACGTCGTGCCGGACGCCGTGGAGCGGCCCTACGACATGTTCGAAGTCCTGGACCGCATCCTCGACGACGGCGAACTCCTCGAAGTGCACGCCGAGTTCGCCCCCAACATCCTCTGCGGGTTCGCCCGCGTCGAGGGCCGCCCGATCGGCGTCGTCGCCAACCAGCCCAAACACCTCGCCGGCTCGCTCGACATCGACGCCGCCGAGAAGGCCGCCCGCTTCGTCCGCTTCTGCGACGCCTTCAACCTGCCGATCCTCACCCTCGTCGACGTCCCCGGCTTCCTCCCCGGCACCGTCCAGGAGTACGCCGGCATCATCCGCAGGGGCGCCAAACTCGGCTTCGCCTACATCGAGTCGACCGTCCCCAAGGTCACCGTCATCGTCCGCCGCGCCTTCGGCGGCGGCTACGCCGTGATGGGCTCCAAGGAACTCGGCGCGGACCTCTGCCTCGCCTGGCCCACCGCCGAGATCGGCGTGATGGGCGCCCGCGGCGGCATCGACGTGCTCTTCCACCGGGAGATCGCCGCCTCCGCGGACCCGGAACCCACCCGGCGGCTCCTCACCGACGAGTACGAACAGACCCTCACCAGCCCGTACGTCGCCGCCGAACGCGGCTGCATCGACGACGTCATCGCCCCCTCGGAGACCAGGGCCGCCGTCGTCAAGGCGCTGCGCGCCCTGCGCAACAAGAGGATGGCGCTGCCGTTCAAGAAGCACAGCAACATTCCGCTCTGA
- a CDS encoding metal-dependent hydrolase family protein, translating into MALLLTGATVVDGLGNDPVPRGSVLVEGDRITGIGVDGPVGTETVDLDGLTLLPGLIDAHVHIGHSSEMRAVLNLELSVAERAADIFRTLRETLDAGFTAVRDCGGIDHGVLRTVARGLVPGPRIWASASPLVQCGGHGHLGSPFAPPDDTFHFRVRGLTAVGRISDGNDEVRKAARECFRQGASFLKMAVTGGVVSIADSLDDTQFTVEEIATAVAEAHARHTYVTVHAHNVAGIHNAVTAGVECVEHGTGIDEETAAMMAARGVSLVPTLAIAKVLEENFDQHGLPPQIRERVGDTLQGMTDGLLAAREAGVLVGSGSDLIGPRQDRRGLEIALKAKIIGAHEAIVSATSVNARIMRVADRIGSVETGKLADLIAVDFDPLTEPELFDDPTRVVLVVKGGRIVKDTRK; encoded by the coding sequence ATGGCACTGCTGCTCACCGGCGCGACCGTCGTCGACGGCCTCGGCAACGACCCGGTGCCGCGCGGATCCGTCCTCGTCGAGGGCGACCGGATCACCGGGATCGGCGTCGACGGCCCGGTCGGAACCGAAACCGTCGACCTCGACGGCCTCACCCTGCTGCCCGGCCTGATCGACGCCCACGTCCACATCGGCCACTCCAGCGAGATGCGCGCCGTCCTCAACCTGGAACTGTCCGTCGCGGAGCGCGCCGCCGACATCTTCCGGACCCTGCGCGAGACCCTCGACGCCGGCTTCACCGCCGTCCGCGACTGCGGCGGCATCGACCACGGCGTGCTGCGCACCGTCGCCCGGGGCCTCGTGCCCGGCCCCCGCATCTGGGCGTCCGCCTCGCCGCTCGTCCAGTGCGGCGGGCACGGGCACCTCGGCTCGCCGTTCGCGCCGCCGGACGACACCTTCCACTTCCGGGTCCGCGGCCTGACCGCGGTGGGACGGATCTCCGACGGCAACGACGAGGTCCGCAAGGCCGCCCGCGAGTGCTTCCGGCAGGGCGCCAGCTTCCTCAAGATGGCCGTCACCGGCGGCGTCGTCTCCATCGCCGACTCCCTGGACGACACCCAGTTCACCGTCGAGGAGATCGCCACCGCCGTGGCCGAGGCCCACGCCCGGCACACCTACGTCACCGTGCACGCCCACAACGTGGCCGGGATCCACAACGCCGTCACGGCCGGCGTGGAGTGCGTCGAGCACGGCACCGGCATCGACGAGGAGACGGCCGCGATGATGGCCGCCCGCGGCGTCAGCCTGGTGCCGACCCTGGCCATCGCCAAGGTCCTGGAGGAGAACTTCGACCAGCACGGCCTGCCGCCGCAGATCCGCGAACGCGTCGGCGACACCCTCCAGGGCATGACCGACGGCCTGCTCGCCGCCCGCGAGGCGGGCGTCCTGGTCGGCTCCGGCTCCGACCTGATCGGCCCCCGGCAGGACCGCCGCGGCCTCGAGATCGCCCTCAAGGCGAAGATCATCGGCGCCCACGAGGCCATCGTGTCGGCCACCTCCGTCAACGCCCGCATCATGCGGGTCGCCGACCGCATCGGCTCCGTCGAGACCGGCAAGCTCGCGGACCTGATCGCCGTCGACTTCGACCCGCTGACCGAACCCGAACTCTTCGACGACCCCACCCGTGTCGTCCTGGTCGTCAAGGGCGGCCGGATCGTCAAGGACACCCGCAAGTGA
- a CDS encoding MbtH family protein, producing MTDQQTTEPLYLVVANHEDQHSLWDADLPLPDGWHPQGFSGTREECLGHIEEVWTDLRPLSLRTTD from the coding sequence ATGACGGACCAGCAGACCACCGAGCCGCTGTACCTCGTCGTCGCCAACCACGAGGACCAGCACTCCCTCTGGGACGCCGACCTCCCGCTGCCCGACGGCTGGCACCCCCAGGGCTTCAGCGGCACCCGCGAGGAGTGCCTCGGCCACATCGAAGAGGTCTGGACGGACCTGCGTCCGCTCAGCCTCCGCACCACCGACTGA
- a CDS encoding NAD(P)H-dependent oxidoreductase, producing MVDWPDRTRPLVLGIGGTGRPDSTTERALRTALRGAEQAGAEIALLDGPGLARLPMYTPQGSERTTATEQFLATVARADGLVLASPSYHGGISALVKNALDHLEDLRHDRRPYLDGRAVGCIVTAAGWQTGGSTLAALRATVHALRGWPTPLGITVNSAEQQLRTVEYEADRRCVEQLETVGRQVAGFAHAHARTRPAEVTS from the coding sequence ATGGTGGACTGGCCGGACCGCACACGGCCGCTCGTACTGGGCATCGGAGGAACGGGCCGACCCGACTCGACGACCGAGCGCGCCCTGCGCACCGCACTGCGCGGCGCCGAGCAGGCCGGAGCCGAGATCGCACTCCTCGACGGCCCCGGCCTCGCCCGGCTGCCGATGTACACCCCGCAGGGGAGCGAACGGACCACCGCCACCGAGCAGTTCCTCGCGACGGTGGCCCGGGCCGACGGGCTGGTCCTCGCCAGCCCCAGCTACCACGGCGGGATCTCCGCCCTGGTCAAGAACGCCCTCGACCACCTGGAGGACCTCCGGCACGACCGCCGCCCCTACCTCGACGGCCGCGCCGTCGGCTGCATCGTCACAGCGGCCGGCTGGCAGACCGGCGGCAGCACCCTGGCCGCCCTGCGCGCCACCGTGCACGCCCTGCGCGGCTGGCCCACCCCGCTCGGGATCACCGTCAACTCCGCCGAGCAGCAGCTGCGCACCGTCGAGTACGAGGCGGACCGCCGCTGCGTCGAACAGCTGGAGACGGTCGGCCGGCAGGTCGCCGGGTTCGCCCACGCGCACGCCCGGACCAGGCCCGCCGAGGTGACCTCGTGA